In one Sulfitobacter sp. LCG007 genomic region, the following are encoded:
- a CDS encoding efflux RND transporter periplasmic adaptor subunit, with product MRIFSLLAAIVVTALLYLWIFERPAVMARLGLDVAGPAAEAEQATAENGGADAAAEEQPSELIKVVVQRSEARHVDTAVPLRGQTEAARQVEVRAETTSTVVSEPLRKGAAVEAGEVLCELDEGTRGVSLEQEQAALDEARSRVPEAEAMVKQAEAQIEEAQISQNASAKLGDRGFASSVRVAEADAALAVAEAALESARAGVEAAQAGIRSAQANVASAEKEIARLRITAPFAGLLETDTAELGELLQPGSLCATVIQLDPIKIVGYVPEAEVGQVELGAPAEARLVSGDRLRGTVSFLSRSADETTRTFRLEIEVPNDDLAISDGQTAEILVATEGAKAHLLPQSALTLDDEGALGVRTLGEGNIVEFHPVKLLRDTPQGIWAAGLPERAEVIVVGQEFVVAGVKVAPTFRELGQ from the coding sequence ATGCGCATCTTTTCCCTGCTGGCCGCCATCGTGGTGACGGCGCTTCTTTACCTGTGGATCTTCGAACGCCCGGCGGTCATGGCGCGCCTTGGACTCGACGTCGCCGGGCCTGCCGCGGAAGCGGAACAGGCGACGGCAGAGAATGGCGGGGCCGACGCGGCGGCGGAAGAACAACCGTCGGAACTGATCAAGGTCGTCGTCCAGCGCTCCGAGGCGCGTCACGTAGATACAGCGGTGCCGCTGCGCGGCCAGACCGAGGCGGCGCGCCAGGTCGAGGTTCGCGCCGAAACCACCTCGACCGTCGTCTCCGAACCGCTGCGAAAGGGCGCCGCGGTCGAAGCCGGCGAGGTTCTCTGCGAACTCGACGAAGGAACGCGGGGCGTTTCGCTCGAGCAGGAGCAGGCCGCCCTCGATGAGGCCCGCTCGCGCGTTCCGGAGGCCGAAGCGATGGTCAAGCAGGCCGAAGCCCAGATCGAGGAAGCGCAGATCAGCCAGAACGCCTCGGCCAAGCTGGGCGATCGTGGATTTGCGTCTTCGGTGCGTGTGGCCGAAGCCGACGCGGCGCTCGCGGTCGCCGAGGCGGCCCTGGAATCCGCCCGCGCCGGAGTCGAGGCAGCGCAGGCGGGCATCCGCTCCGCGCAGGCCAATGTCGCATCCGCCGAGAAGGAGATCGCGCGTCTCAGGATCACGGCGCCCTTCGCGGGACTGCTGGAGACCGACACCGCCGAGCTTGGCGAACTGCTGCAACCCGGCAGCCTTTGCGCAACCGTCATCCAGCTCGACCCGATCAAGATCGTCGGTTACGTGCCGGAAGCAGAGGTCGGCCAAGTCGAACTCGGCGCGCCTGCCGAGGCGCGGCTCGTCAGCGGCGACCGGCTGCGCGGCACGGTGAGCTTCCTGTCGCGTTCGGCCGACGAGACCACGCGGACGTTCCGCCTCGAGATCGAGGTTCCCAATGACGACCTGGCCATAAGCGACGGGCAGACCGCCGAGATCCTGGTGGCGACCGAAGGCGCAAAGGCGCATCTGCTGCCGCAATCGGCGCTGACGCTGGACGACGAGGGCGCGCTCGGCGTTCGCACGCTGGGCGAAGGCAACATCGTCGAATTCCACCCGGTCAAGCTGTTGCGCGACACGCCACAGGGCATATGGGCCGCCGGCCTCCCGGAACGGGCGGAGGTGATCGTGGTGGGGCAGGAATTCGTGGTTGCGGGCGTCAAAGTGGCGCCGACCTTCAGGGAGCTGGGCCAGTGA